CAGATCAGAGCTTCCCCAATTACTGTGAGTGATGTCCCATATTAGCTTAAAATGggttaaataaagataacataCCCCATATTAGCTTTAAATGGGTTAaattaaggttttgggttaataGATGGTGTGAAGTTGGTGATTTTATTTGGTCTCCCAGAGATCTAGTActttttctagtagataagctaTTAGTCCGGATCCTAACAGGTCTTAGATTACCATCTAGTGTTCCCTTATTTTTTATTCATGACCTCATATCATTTGTCATTTGTCATGGTGGTTTGATATTATATCTAGTCTTCATGCCACCCTGCAGGTAATCAAATATCTCACAACATCCTTCGACATGATCAACTGCACAGACCATCAGGGAAACACTGCTTTGCATGTTGCTGCATACAAAGGCCAGTTAGCTGCAGTTGAAACTTTAGTTTCTTCATCTCCTGCATTAATCTCTTTCCGAAACAATGCCGGAGAAACTTTTCTCCACAAGGCTGTGTCTGGCTTTCAATCTCCAGCATTCCAAAGATTGGACCGACGCATCGAGCTTCTGAGGCAGTTACTAACTGACAAAAAATTCCACATAGAGGAAATCATCAATGGAAAGAACAGTGATGGAAGAACTGCACTTCACATTGCCTCAATGGGAAACATTCACACTGATCTTGTAAAACTCCTGATGACTGATCCGTCGATATATGTGAATGTGAGTGATGCTGATGGAATGACCCCTCTTGATTATCTTAGGCAAAGTCCCAACTCTGCAATATCAGGTGTATTAATTAGGAAATTTATCTCAGCTGGGGGAATGTTCTGTTATCAAGGTTATAATAACTCAAGAAAATCCATAGCTTCTTCACACATGAAAGTGCATGATATTGAAAGTAGTCCTGGAACATCATTTAGAATTTCAGACACTCAAATGTTCTTGTACACAGGCATTGAGAATTCATTTGAATCAGATTGTAGTAATGATCAAGGAATTGCAGGATTGagttcaagttcaagttcaTCAGAGCACACTTCATTAGAGAATAGATTGTCAACCACTAGCAAAATTAGGCCAAGTGCTATATACAATGTGGCTGTAGGTTTGAAAAGAGTCATTCAATGGCGTCGCGTGAAGGACGAGAAATCTGAGGAGAGATTCAAGAAAGCAATGGATGACTCTTCAGTGGACTCATTCAGAAAATTAAACTTCTCAGATGAAACTCCAACATCACTTCGACAAAGATTTTTCAGGCACTCAGCACTTCCTAGCAATAAAAGGAGTCTCTGTGTGAGGAGTTACCAGTCAAGTCCAAATGCTAAGAAGAAATTTGCTTCGGGACCGGTTCACGGAAGAACTAGCTCTAGCTCCTTCTCAATATCATCATTTTCTTCACCTAGATCAATTGATAAGCAAAAGGGTATTTGCATTGACAATGATGGTGTAGCTGGACCATCTTGCTTGAGTCATTTACATGGTGATCAGGAATCACCAAATCTGGGAAAGCGAATTTCGGTTAGTAAAAAGCTAAGGGGACACTACTTTTGCTTTTGTGAACCTCACCTTGATGTTAAAACCTCATTAACACAGTCAACAAGAGAGGCAGAGTTACAAGAATCCTGTTGATTCAGTTGCTTAATTGGATGAAACTTGCTATTTCCTGAACAGGCTAATGGTAAAACAGCACTTTATCAAGGTGTGAGTGTATCTAGTGTGTTCATTAGTTGTAGGTTTATATGGATAAGGGTAATGCTATATGTTACGAAGGAAAGTAGTGTAAAAAATGATGATGTGAGTGATACCTACCTCTTCTTGCATTTCTTATCGTAACTTTTAGTATTTTCCTATGGATAATATGTGAGTGTTAACAAGTGTTTGTCCTTAGCTCCTTGTTAATAGAAGACTCTGATGTTGAACTGTTCTTACTTCTTAGCAAGTTGGAGTAGTATTGTGCTAGCTATGAATTTAACCTGTAGCAACCAATTTTCACAAACAACATATTTATCATTATAAATCAAAGTTTAGCATGCAGTAATGGAGTCGTTAAATCcccaaaataatattttaacgtGCAAGGCCAGTTTTGCAATTGCAAAGTTTACAGTCTTACAAAGTAAACAAATTTTGTATCCCAGGAAAAATGGAGCAGAGTTCTATTGACAATCCATGTTATGTAAGTTTCAGTGTTCAAAATAAAAATgcgttcaattttttttcagagATTCAGCTAATAATTTAGGAAGATCAACTTTATCTACTTTTTCATTGAGGTATAAATATTGATTTCTTCCTTTTGAATATCAAAGTGACGTTCAAAAAAATAAGATCAAAGTGATCAATATAATATCTTTCTGGGAAAAAAGTGAtcaatttaattatatttattattgttGGATGTCAGTATTTGACGAATGCATATAGCAGCTAAACGTTGTTTATTTGATGGCTTCATTCCTAGATTCAGATTTCAGAGTTCAGATGTCAACGCAGCAACTAATTACAAGAGTCAATTATTGGATGCAGAAAGGTCTGCATGGTTGACTTCACACAAATTAATAATGTCATCATGTTTGATTTGTTGTGTGTGAACAAAATGGTTTAATGAAACAGCTATTTGTATGGACCGTGTTCaggaatatatttttttcattacctatatattacattaaaaaaattaaattcatggTTGTGATTAAATATATAGAtagtataatttttaaatagatTAAGTTAAtaatcaatattaaatattacAACCATccaattaagtttttaatattaTGTTTGGTGACACAAAAATGATTTCACACTAATGCATATGAATTCGGCTTTCTTTAGTACTGaagaaaaataattcaaaactaAATTATACCTCCaccttaaaaaatataatataaatagtatAAGTGAGAAATATGATCGAGGATATAATATAGAAGATATAATAAGGGTAATTCGGAAGCCAATATGGTGTTGGTGGGGTTTTATGCAGTAATATGATCCTACCTACATAGGAAAtaggaataattatatcttcacacctcattttttaggtgtgaagaattagaagaagagatatgaaaaaatgagagataaagtaaaaatgtgatacatgatttgattgatagagaaaagagaaataatagaaaatgaatgtggaaaagaagtgaaaaggtatgtatatatcataaGGTGCTAGATTATGTTTGGGTTTGCGTATTTGCCCATCAAAATCAATACGGATGTACTCTCAGTTTATTtatcaataaaatattttgttttttcaaaaattcaTAGAAAATAGATTATGTGATATTTTTGGAACAGTGGGTTGAGACTTTGGCATGTGAAGCTTGCAATCTCCGCATCTTAAGAAGATTACTCTCATGCATACTAGTTGTGTGGATATCTTTAAAACAAAACCTCGTGATCCTTAATGCATTTTAGTTTCATGATCAATTTAGATTTAGAAATATTGTAGTGAAGAGTGGAGAGTGATTCTTCACTTCCGGTAGGAAAACTGTTGTATCAACATGTCTTGAAAGCTTCTTAATGTGCTAAATTGGATTGACGATTTTAGGCTGTTTGTTAATGTGGTGGGGTAGTTCATATTGATACAATAAGGAATATAGTGGCTAGAATTACTCTTATAACTGTCGGCCGTaaaataccttaaaaattagaaagaaaatgtaACAGAAATGAAAATATGTGGATTTGCATGGGTTTATAGTCCATTTGTATGGTGTACTCCTTCGCCGTTGTGATTTGTCATTTTAATGATACTTTCGCTTAAAAAATAATCGGATATGTAAAACAGATGAAATAACAAAGGTTAGTATAAAGGTTATTTTTTATTCTAGAATTGACTTCAAGTCTTGATTATCTTTAGCTTTCAACAAAGTACAATTTGCGGTACATATCAATTCCCCCACTTGATCCAACTTATACGACTGACTGGATATATAATATAGTGGGTGGTTGGGACGTTCGTGTAAAAGCCCCACACAAGTTGCAGAAATTTGGGAAAATAATGCCATCAACTTTTTTACCCATTGTCCAAATATCAATAATCAATGAGGTACATATTGTGGAAGAAGAGATATCCTGAGCTCATTCTCATATCCATCGGAATGACTTTTCAagcttatataatatatttaacgATAAAATCAAACTTTCCGATTAAATACTACGTCAAAGTTGATGGGCAATAGTCAATAAGCATCATAATTTTTTATAGATATGTCACAATGAAAAAAATTCTacttaaattcaaaaaaaagaaaaaaattctacTTATTCCTCACTATGGGGCCACTTGCCATCCAATTGCCACACACAAGACCATCATCATGAAAGTAAAAATGAGAATTAAGGTAATATGTAGGTGCATGTAAATATTTATGGAGTTGCTGATCCCACCTTTCCTCAACAACATTCCATCTTGGTTCATAATTTCAAATCAAGAGAAATACAAATTCCAAAGATAAGTATGTATATTTAGGGTTGTCCAACTGGCGGATTCGAGCTCAAATATCGATTTTGGTCGGATGAAAAAACACCAAACCTTCAGACCGCCACATCCGCCGCCAAGCAGTGGGCTACTCCGGTTCATGTTGAACATTAATCGGCTAGGTCGGGTTCATCGATTTGTAgctcaagaaaaaaaaagatgatgacAAGAGAAAAGCCAGAATGAATACAATACAAATTTTCAATATATTATAGATCCAAGTACATCATAACCCATAAATTACAAAATATAATCAGATTGGTGAAAtcttaatagaaaaaaaaaactttcaaagaTGCTTGGTGGATGGAGGCACAGAGGAGGATAAACTCGCAGTTGAGCAGATCTAAGGCGGGGATGCGATTTCGAGCACATGTACCGAAGCTTCTTCGAACTCCATGACGGTGGACATATGACAAAGTGAATTTTCTTATGATCTGAGTGGGAAAGGATGAAACTAGTCGTTTGATGTAGTGACTAGTGAGAGTAAGAAGGGGAGAGGTTACTGCGAACATCGAAAGGAATGGGAGAAGAGATGAGGTGGCTCTGGCTAGCTTGAGAGGATGGCGGGGTAGAGGCGGTGGCGGTTGAGAGGATGGTGTGGTGGAGACAATACAGGTTGAGCGATTGAGAGAGGATGAAAGGGTGGGAGGGTGGTGACTAGGGTTAGTAGTTGctgaaagaaaaatgagaggTTGTTAGGTTTCTAGAGTATATAAATGATCAGGAGATTTTTACCCACTCATTATTCCAAGAGTGACTATGATAAAAGGAGGTTTTTAATCAATCAATATCTACCAATCAAGTCACACATCTTTGTAAACTCCAcgttttaaataaaattgaagagCGTAGAAAATTTTTGTAACTTGTTCCTCTAGGATTTTAATTATGCACTACAAGAGTTTGTTGATTTAGTGTCCAAATATAGTGTCGGCTATGACATCGACATTAAATTTGACACTTTTGTGCCGGTAGATCGACACAAAATCGACGCAcacaggaaaaaaaattacaacttaAAATTTACGGTGGCTAGACCGATGGTTAATAACTTCAAATTTTTATTAGTTAGCGTCAGTTAACCCTGATTCTAAGATAATCGACCACGTTAGCATCAGACTTTGGGCAATTAATGTTGATTGTTTTGCGAAGCAAAGTCCACCCTCATCTCCCTCAAAAGCCCCCAAACCACATCTTGTATTCATCGTCAAGCGCAGCACCGCGTTGCGCCTCACCATTACCCCAACCCTTACCATCGCCCCTCCCCCCCAAATCCTCCTCTGCCGCGCCTCACCATCACCCCCTACTGCTACCCTTCCTCCAAACCCTTCTCCATCGAGCCTCACCATCACTCCAACCCTTACCACCTTCCTGAAACCTTTCTCTGCTGCACCTCACCATCGCCTCGACCTATACCGTCGCACCTCCCCTAAACCCTTTGTTCACTGCGCTTCACCATCACTGCTCACCCTTACCACTGCACCTCCGTCAAACCCTTCTTTGTCCCGCATCACCATCACCCTTACCCTTACCACCACTCCTCTCTCGAAACCTCCCTCCACACACCTCACCATCACCCACCCTAATTGTTGTTTCTCCTCGCACCCTTATATGTTCTCATGAGCCATTCTAGCCTCTCGTCTTCTGCCACTATCACTCTCCCTTTCGCCGCCAAGTTTCATCCTCGTCCGTCCTACTCCACCACCCTTACCATGTCCCTTTGCCACAAGATCCGACTTTCTTAGACTCTTCCCCTCCGGCTGCCTCACCTCTGCCGCTCCATTGTTATTTTAGCCCCACTAAAGAGTCGCTACAATATGCACTACATTGTAACAAATTTAACGGTAGATGCTATATTGATCTGATTTGTTATCTATTCTATTTAATTAGGTGTTTTAATATGCTAACTTTTCTTAGTTATGTTTTGCTAGGTTGTGTCAATCTCTAATAGacttatttattaaaatatgttTATTTGCAAAAGTTAAATTTAGGATTAAGGGTGATTCGGCATAGGTACGTTTGTAATTTTGAAATGATTTGTTTTGTGGACTGTAAATTGATCAACAGATTATGAATATTAATTTGCATGAGTTTTATTTTGTAAGGTTGTGGCAGTATTATGAGTTTGTAGGCCTAGGTGTAATCAAAGCATTAAGCTTCCAGGGAGAAATGTACTCGCAATATATGAAAACCGACGGTTGAGGGAaaaatttattgttatgattggtGAGTCATGTGTTTCTCAGTTATTGTTTTGACCGGTTGTACGCAAAAGTGGGAAGCATAGGATTTTCATGTTTGGATATGTTGCATGTAAAAGTGAGAAGCACAATATAAaggttttataaatattttcatgtttGGATGTACCCTATAAAAGTTGGCATTGATGTACGAGTATAATAGAAACATTTTGTTTATGAATGAAttattgtaaaaaataaaataacctcGTTATAATATAGAATGCAAAACTAATTTATACGTTTTACATTATATAATGCggttatataatttttttactaattcTACATTAGTGTCGGCTCTAAATCGTAAAAAAATAGAGTTCACCTATACAACCGACGTTAACTTTTGCAGAATAATGTCGGCTCGGAGTCGAGTTGACCAACACTAACGTTTTGAGTCGGCTTCAAAGCCAACTGTGCGAGTTAGTTTTGACATTTTTAACCTTCGTCCCGACACGAACGCTAAATCAGTTGTTGCATCAGTTTTTGGTCTAGTTGCAAAAAGCCAAGTGATCATTTGATTTAATGTTATAACTTGAACTCCACTTCCTCTTCTGTTCTAGAAAACAACATAATaccctttcatttttcttgttATCTTTCCATCTTTACCTTATGactcttctcatcttcttcatcaatctTTGTCAGCTTTCTCTTTACAATGTGCAGGTTATGAGTATGGaatttctactttttttttaaattaggctaaaaagcatttttggacCCTAATATTTCATGTTTGtacaaattctgcccctactatatttttgtcgacgtttctatacccctcatgttttcaaacagtgcaccgtctacccctccgtcagtcaggcttcctcaggagaggttcctgagtgtaTTGGAGAGATGAaaaggagtatatgaagttgatgatgatcaaggaaatgatataaattaaatttgcctgatgtatatatcaattatg
This is a stretch of genomic DNA from Lotus japonicus ecotype B-129 chromosome 1, LjGifu_v1.2. It encodes these proteins:
- the LOC130729653 gene encoding uncharacterized protein LOC130729653, with product MSIRYFPLRWESTGDQWWYASPIDCAAANGHYDLVRELLRIDNNHLFKLTSLRRIRRLELVWDEDEEQFSGVAKHRSEVAQKLLLECESKRGENKKKKNSLMSASYGGWLMYTAASAGDLGFVQQLLERNPLLVFGEGEYHVTDIFYAASRSKNSEVFRLLFDFAVSPRFLKGGVLEQHVGDVPSVYRWEMTNRGVHAAARGGNAEILERLLANCSDVLAYRDAQGSTVLHSAAGRGQVEVIKYLTTSFDMINCTDHQGNTALHVAAYKGQLAAVETLVSSSPALISFRNNAGETFLHKAVSGFQSPAFQRLDRRIELLRQLLTDKKFHIEEIINGKNSDGRTALHIASMGNIHTDLVKLLMTDPSIYVNVSDADGMTPLDYLRQSPNSAISGVLIRKFISAGGMFCYQGYNNSRKSIASSHMKVHDIESSPGTSFRISDTQMFLYTGIENSFESDCSNDQGIAGLSSSSSSSEHTSLENRLSTTSKIRPSAIYNVAVGLKRVIQWRRVKDEKSEERFKKAMDDSSVDSFRKLNFSDETPTSLRQRFFRHSALPSNKRSLCVRSYQSSPNAKKKFASGPVHGRTSSSSFSISSFSSPRSIDKQKGICIDNDGVAGPSCLSHLHGDQESPNLGKRISVSKKLRGHYFCFCEPHLDVKTSLTQSTREAELQESC